The Microbacterium luteum genome includes a region encoding these proteins:
- a CDS encoding shikimate dehydrogenase, which yields MTGDYMGFVGVSTGSSSINEVFPLWAQILGLPTDRLIGHDLPLDATREQYRDLVARIRDDEHHRGALVTTHKMNVFAAASDMFDDLDPFAVSCSEISSISKRGDRLIGQAKDPLTVALALDDFLPRDHFATTGGHVLILGAGGSGTALSWALAERPAFERPARIIVTARDDRSLDELRSVHERRGTPPDLIDYRRVDDDADSAALVAALPPASVIANATGLGKDRPGSPLPDDVVFPRNAFVWEFNYRGSREFWHQALAQQDARELVVVEGWRYFIHGWSQVVADVFDVTLTPEIVDRLAAAAETTR from the coding sequence ATGACCGGCGACTACATGGGATTCGTCGGGGTGAGCACCGGCTCGTCCTCGATCAACGAGGTGTTCCCGCTGTGGGCGCAGATCCTCGGGCTCCCCACCGATCGGCTCATCGGGCACGACCTTCCGCTGGACGCCACGCGCGAGCAGTACCGCGACCTCGTCGCCCGCATCCGCGACGACGAGCACCATCGCGGCGCGCTGGTGACAACGCACAAGATGAACGTCTTCGCGGCGGCATCCGACATGTTCGACGACCTCGACCCCTTCGCGGTGTCGTGCAGCGAGATCTCCTCGATCTCCAAGCGGGGCGACCGGCTGATCGGCCAGGCGAAGGATCCGCTGACCGTCGCGCTCGCGCTCGATGACTTCCTTCCGCGCGACCACTTCGCCACCACCGGCGGCCACGTGCTCATCCTCGGCGCGGGCGGTTCCGGAACCGCCCTGTCGTGGGCACTGGCCGAGCGGCCCGCGTTCGAGCGCCCGGCCCGCATCATCGTCACCGCTCGCGACGACCGCAGCCTCGACGAGCTGCGGTCCGTGCACGAGAGGCGCGGAACGCCCCCGGACCTGATCGACTACCGCCGCGTCGACGACGATGCGGATTCGGCCGCCCTCGTCGCCGCGCTCCCGCCGGCGTCGGTCATCGCCAACGCCACCGGCCTCGGCAAGGACCGCCCCGGCTCCCCGCTTCCCGACGACGTGGTCTTCCCCCGCAACGCCTTCGTATGGGAGTTCAACTACCGGGGCAGCCGGGAGTTCTGGCACCAGGCCCTCGCTCAGCAGGATGCGCGGGAGCTCGTCGTCGTCGAGGGCTGGCGGTACTTCATCCACGGCTGGTCCCAGGTCGTCGCCGACGTGTTCGACGTGACCCTCACCCCCGAGATCGTCGATCGGCTGGCCGCCGCCGCGGAGACCACGAGATGA
- a CDS encoding phosphotriesterase family protein encodes MIRTVLGDIEAAELGPTNYHEHLFQISPLLPGDELDDEERSGREAETLRDSGFAAMVDATPLGLGRDAAGIARISAATGLHIVATTGRHREAHYPGEHPLHAWDVDRLTARFVGEIVAGMCDGDDLARGPGGTSVRAGLLKGGVGYWRITAFERATLDAVAAAHRETGAPVMVHLEFCTAAHEVLDLLAEQGVAADRVVLAHADRDPDPGLHAALAARGAYLGYDGFARPRTRSDAELLTLTEAVVHAGAGERIVLGGDVARRTRYLAYGGMPGLGYLGERYVPRLRERVGADAVDTMLRDNPARLLSLSS; translated from the coding sequence ATGATCCGCACGGTGCTCGGCGACATCGAGGCGGCCGAGCTCGGCCCCACGAATTACCACGAGCACCTGTTCCAGATCTCGCCGCTCCTCCCCGGCGACGAACTGGACGACGAGGAGCGGTCGGGCCGCGAGGCCGAGACCCTGCGCGACAGCGGCTTCGCGGCGATGGTGGATGCGACCCCGCTCGGCCTCGGACGCGACGCGGCGGGCATCGCCCGCATCAGCGCCGCGACGGGCCTGCACATCGTCGCGACCACCGGACGCCACCGCGAAGCGCACTATCCCGGCGAGCATCCGCTGCACGCATGGGACGTCGATCGCCTGACGGCCCGCTTCGTCGGCGAGATCGTCGCCGGCATGTGCGACGGCGACGATCTCGCACGGGGTCCGGGCGGAACATCCGTGCGAGCGGGCCTGCTGAAGGGCGGGGTCGGATACTGGCGGATCACGGCCTTCGAGCGCGCGACGCTCGACGCGGTCGCCGCCGCGCACCGCGAGACGGGTGCTCCGGTCATGGTGCACCTGGAGTTCTGCACCGCCGCGCATGAGGTGCTCGATCTGCTCGCCGAGCAGGGCGTCGCCGCCGACCGGGTCGTGCTCGCCCACGCGGACCGCGATCCCGATCCCGGTCTCCACGCGGCGCTGGCCGCACGCGGCGCCTACCTCGGCTACGACGGGTTCGCCCGCCCCCGCACCCGCAGCGACGCCGAGCTCCTGACCCTCACCGAAGCGGTGGTCCACGCGGGCGCGGGCGAGCGCATCGTGCTCGGCGGCGACGTGGCGCGCCGCACCCGCTATCTGGCCTACGGCGGCATGCCCGGCCTCGGCTACCTCGGTGAGCGGTACGTGCCGCGACTGCGGGAGCGTGTCGGCGCGGACGCTGTCGACACGATGCTGCGCGACAACCCCGCGCGCCTGCTGTCCCTGTCCTCCTGA
- a CDS encoding ABC transporter substrate-binding protein, with protein MKYGKKVAFAATVAAAALAFAGCSSSDGSSGGEAGGDGDSMYIAMISKGFQHQFWQAVKQGAEERAAELGVEITFEGPAAETEVDAQLQMLQTAIDKDPDAIAYAALDPEACIPLYESAEAAGIPVVEFDAPCDSDYSLSLAATDSIVAGGIAAEHMAELIGGEGQVAIVGHSQINSTGVERRDGFVQEIEENYPDIEIVDIQYGDGDHLKSADIAKAMIAAYPDLKGIYGTNEGSAIGVVNAVNELGLDPGEITIVGFDSGAAQINAIKDGTMAGAITQDPIGIGATVVQAAYDAAMGETVEGFYDTGSYWYDADNIDDEDIAAVLYE; from the coding sequence ATGAAGTACGGAAAGAAGGTCGCCTTCGCGGCCACCGTCGCGGCAGCGGCTCTCGCCTTCGCCGGATGCTCGAGCTCGGACGGCTCGTCCGGGGGCGAGGCCGGCGGCGACGGCGACTCGATGTACATCGCCATGATCTCGAAGGGCTTCCAGCACCAGTTCTGGCAGGCCGTCAAGCAGGGTGCCGAGGAGCGCGCCGCCGAACTCGGCGTCGAGATCACCTTCGAGGGCCCGGCCGCCGAGACCGAGGTCGACGCGCAGCTGCAGATGCTGCAGACGGCGATCGACAAGGACCCCGACGCGATCGCGTACGCCGCGCTCGACCCCGAGGCGTGCATCCCGCTGTACGAGAGCGCCGAAGCTGCCGGCATCCCGGTCGTCGAGTTCGACGCGCCCTGCGACAGCGACTACTCGCTGAGCCTGGCCGCGACCGACAGCATCGTGGCCGGCGGCATCGCGGCCGAGCACATGGCCGAGCTCATCGGCGGTGAGGGACAGGTCGCGATCGTCGGCCACAGCCAGATCAACTCGACCGGTGTCGAGCGCCGCGACGGCTTCGTGCAGGAGATCGAGGAGAACTACCCCGACATCGAGATCGTCGACATCCAGTACGGTGACGGCGACCACCTGAAGTCGGCCGACATCGCCAAGGCGATGATCGCCGCGTACCCCGACCTCAAGGGCATCTACGGCACCAACGAGGGTTCCGCGATCGGCGTCGTGAACGCCGTGAACGAGCTCGGTCTCGACCCCGGTGAGATCACGATCGTCGGCTTCGACTCCGGCGCCGCGCAGATCAACGCGATCAAGGACGGCACGATGGCCGGTGCCATCACGCAGGACCCGATCGGCATCGGCGCGACCGTCGTGCAGGCCGCCTACGACGCCGCGATGGGTGAGACGGTCGAGGGCTTCTACGACACCGGCTCGTACTGGTACGACGCCGACAACATCGACGACGAGGACATCGCCGCGGTCCTCTACGAGTAA
- a CDS encoding ABC transporter permease, whose amino-acid sequence MSTDQNPGPSTTTVIQNAIDEKSSSGGFVGLMKRQLQQSLAFGTLIILVIFFSIFGNNFFTWSNISGILLATSVIGILALGTTFVIITGGIDLSIGTGMTLAAVMTGVFITNMGLPVWLGVLGGIGTGVLMGLVNGLNITFLGLPPFIATLAMMMIAQGLALVISGVRPIYFSGSAPDFNQIALGTLVPGLPNAVLITLLLAVVGYLVLNRTILGRYTFAIGSNEEATRLSGVNTRRWKILIYMFAGAFTGIAGVVLAARLDSAQPQLGVGYELQAIAAVIIGGTSLLGGRGSILGTVIGALIMSVLINGLRIMSIQTEWQNVVVGIVILIAVFFDSLRNRTST is encoded by the coding sequence ATGAGCACCGACCAGAACCCGGGCCCGTCGACGACGACGGTGATCCAGAACGCGATCGACGAGAAGAGCTCGTCGGGCGGTTTCGTGGGCCTCATGAAGAGGCAGCTCCAGCAGTCGCTGGCGTTCGGAACCCTGATCATCCTGGTGATCTTCTTCTCGATCTTCGGGAACAACTTCTTCACCTGGAGCAACATCTCGGGCATCCTCCTGGCCACCTCGGTGATCGGGATCCTCGCCCTCGGAACGACGTTCGTCATCATCACCGGCGGCATCGACCTGTCGATCGGCACCGGCATGACCCTCGCCGCGGTGATGACGGGCGTGTTCATCACGAACATGGGTCTGCCCGTCTGGCTCGGCGTGCTCGGCGGCATCGGCACCGGCGTGCTGATGGGGCTGGTGAACGGCCTGAACATCACCTTCCTCGGGCTGCCGCCGTTCATCGCGACCCTCGCGATGATGATGATCGCGCAGGGGCTCGCGCTGGTGATCTCGGGCGTGCGCCCGATCTACTTCTCCGGCTCGGCGCCGGACTTCAACCAGATCGCGCTCGGCACCCTCGTCCCCGGCCTGCCCAACGCCGTGCTCATCACGCTCCTGCTCGCCGTGGTCGGCTACCTCGTGCTGAACCGCACCATCCTCGGCCGCTACACCTTCGCGATCGGGTCGAACGAGGAGGCGACGCGCCTGTCCGGCGTCAACACGCGCCGCTGGAAGATCCTCATCTACATGTTCGCCGGCGCCTTCACCGGCATCGCGGGCGTCGTGCTCGCGGCGCGACTGGACTCCGCTCAGCCGCAGCTGGGCGTGGGCTACGAGCTGCAGGCGATCGCGGCCGTGATCATCGGCGGCACCTCGCTGCTCGGCGGCCGCGGCTCGATCCTCGGCACCGTCATCGGTGCGCTCATCATGAGCGTGCTCATCAACGGTCTGCGCATCATGTCGATCCAGACGGAGTGGCAGAACGTCGTCGTGGGCATCGTGATCCTCATCGCGGTCTTCTTCGACTCCCTCCGCAACCGCACCTCCACCTGA
- a CDS encoding sugar ABC transporter ATP-binding protein, whose product MSEPILRVEGISKGFPGVQALKDVHLEVYAGEVLVLVGENGAGKSTLMKILSGIYQRDEGTITFDGKDVELTSPLQAQQLGITIIHQEMNLMPDLTVAQNIYIGREPRTGPFVSDTKLNAKAKELLERLNIRVDPKQPVGELTVAKQQMVEIAKALSFDAKVLIMDEPTSALTDSETETLFTLIEDLKARGTGIVYISHRMDELKRLADRVSVLRDGTYIGSLTKSEIAVPTIIEMMVGRQIDEGARPEAREHLGDPVILDVQNLSTKSLLKDVSFQLHKGEILGFAGLMGAGRTETARAIIGADPRDGGTITVAGKKARIHQPADAVKLGVGYLSEDRKLLGLMLEQDVTFNTVLASLGSYANAIGWMSDGKAKQQTKDYVKTLRTKTPSVNQVVKLLSGGNQQKVVIARWLLRDCDVLIFDEPTRGIDVGAKEEIYRVMQDLAASGKSIIVISSELPEILRVANRIVVMAGGRITGTLRNEEASQEKIMQFAAHAQEEE is encoded by the coding sequence GTGAGCGAGCCCATCCTCAGAGTCGAGGGGATCAGCAAGGGATTCCCCGGCGTCCAGGCCCTCAAGGACGTGCATCTGGAGGTGTACGCCGGCGAGGTTCTCGTGCTCGTCGGGGAGAACGGCGCGGGCAAGTCCACGCTGATGAAGATCCTCTCCGGGATCTACCAGCGCGACGAGGGCACGATCACCTTCGACGGCAAGGACGTCGAGCTGACCAGCCCGCTGCAGGCGCAGCAGCTCGGCATCACGATCATCCACCAGGAGATGAACCTGATGCCGGACCTCACCGTCGCGCAGAACATCTACATCGGGCGCGAGCCGCGCACGGGCCCGTTCGTCTCGGACACCAAGCTCAACGCCAAGGCGAAGGAGCTGCTGGAGCGGCTGAACATCCGGGTGGACCCCAAGCAGCCGGTCGGCGAGCTCACCGTGGCGAAGCAGCAGATGGTCGAGATCGCCAAGGCCCTCTCGTTCGACGCCAAGGTGCTCATCATGGATGAGCCGACGTCGGCGCTCACCGACAGTGAGACCGAGACGCTGTTCACCCTCATCGAAGACCTGAAGGCCCGCGGCACGGGGATCGTCTACATCTCGCACCGCATGGATGAGCTCAAGCGACTCGCCGACCGCGTCAGCGTGCTTCGCGACGGCACATACATCGGATCTCTGACGAAGTCGGAGATCGCGGTTCCGACCATCATCGAGATGATGGTCGGCCGCCAGATCGACGAGGGCGCGCGCCCGGAGGCGCGCGAGCACCTCGGCGATCCGGTCATCCTCGACGTGCAGAACCTCAGCACGAAGTCGCTCCTGAAAGACGTCTCCTTCCAGCTGCACAAGGGCGAGATCCTCGGTTTCGCCGGCCTCATGGGCGCCGGCCGCACCGAGACGGCGCGAGCGATCATCGGCGCCGACCCGCGCGACGGGGGAACCATCACCGTCGCCGGCAAGAAGGCGCGCATCCATCAGCCCGCTGACGCGGTCAAGCTCGGGGTCGGCTACCTCAGCGAGGACCGCAAGCTCCTGGGGCTCATGCTCGAGCAGGACGTCACCTTCAACACCGTGCTCGCCTCGCTCGGGTCGTACGCCAACGCCATCGGGTGGATGTCGGACGGCAAGGCCAAGCAGCAGACGAAGGACTACGTCAAGACGCTCCGCACCAAGACGCCGTCGGTCAACCAGGTCGTCAAGCTCCTCTCCGGAGGAAACCAGCAGAAGGTCGTCATCGCCCGGTGGCTGCTTCGCGACTGCGACGTGCTCATCTTCGACGAGCCGACCCGCGGCATCGACGTCGGAGCCAAGGAGGAGATCTACCGCGTGATGCAGGATCTCGCGGCATCCGGCAAGTCCATCATCGTCATCTCGTCGGAGCTCCCCGAGATCCTCCGCGTCGCCAACCGCATCGTCGTGATGGCGGGCGGCCGGATCACGGGCACCCTCCGCAACGAGGAAGCAAGTCAGGAAAAGATCATGCAGTTCGCCGCGCACGCGCAGGAGGAAGAATGA
- a CDS encoding sugar phosphate isomerase/epimerase family protein has product MQIGAHGLVFTGEFDEAGLRRAVEGTARAGFDLIEIPLMDPDGFDSALAGRMIADAGLAVSASLGLTAATDLTSEDAAVVAAGERVLEQCLDHVAAMGGDVLCGVIYSAMQKYLTPPTTKGVAASQAAIARLAASAAERGIRLSLEVVNRYESNVFNTSRGALAYLDGVGDDRVSVHLDTYHMNIEESDLFQPVLDAGPRLGYVHIGESHRGYLGTGSVAFGDFFRALDRIGYDGPVVFESFSSAVVSAQLSNTLGIWRNLWEDSDDLAAHANRFIRDAQRAVQTIEMH; this is encoded by the coding sequence ATGCAGATCGGTGCCCATGGTCTCGTTTTCACCGGAGAGTTCGACGAGGCCGGCCTGCGCCGCGCGGTCGAGGGCACGGCCCGCGCCGGTTTCGATCTCATCGAGATCCCGCTGATGGATCCCGACGGCTTCGACTCCGCCCTCGCCGGCCGGATGATCGCCGATGCCGGCCTGGCCGTCTCCGCCTCGCTCGGCCTCACCGCGGCCACCGACCTGACCAGCGAGGATGCGGCGGTCGTCGCGGCCGGAGAGCGGGTGCTGGAGCAGTGCCTCGACCATGTCGCCGCGATGGGCGGCGATGTGCTGTGCGGCGTGATCTACTCCGCGATGCAGAAGTACCTCACTCCGCCGACGACGAAGGGCGTGGCGGCGAGCCAGGCGGCGATCGCGCGACTGGCGGCATCCGCCGCCGAGCGCGGCATCCGCCTTTCGCTCGAGGTCGTCAACCGCTACGAGTCGAACGTCTTCAACACGTCTCGCGGGGCGCTCGCCTACCTCGACGGCGTCGGCGACGACCGCGTGAGCGTGCACCTGGACACGTACCACATGAACATCGAGGAGTCCGACCTCTTCCAGCCCGTGCTGGACGCCGGCCCGCGCCTCGGCTACGTGCACATCGGCGAGAGCCACCGCGGCTACCTCGGCACCGGATCGGTCGCCTTCGGCGACTTCTTCCGGGCGCTGGATCGCATCGGCTACGACGGCCCCGTCGTGTTCGAGTCGTTCTCCTCGGCCGTCGTGAGCGCCCAGCTGAGCAACACGCTCGGCATCTGGCGCAACCTGTGGGAGGACAGCGACGACCTCGCGGCGCACGCCAACCGCTTCATCAGGGACGCTCAGCGCGCCGTTCAGACGATCGAGATGCATTGA
- a CDS encoding fucose isomerase, producing the protein MTSYALPVVSTPPEAPARTAYLIASGDLRESANAAGWPTQAAMEADVTAALEKLGWSVVRANDIDPATGHGFISSQRMGMEVFRSIPREAPLIVAEAVWQYSHHVLAGLRTHRGPILTVANFAGDWPGLVGLLGLNAGLTKMGTPYSTLWSVDFADEWFLAGLEEWTRTGTVTHDASHVRALPELPATPEVELGRALGDQLLAEKAIIGVFDEGCMGMYNAIFDDELLNATGIYKERLSQSALYAEMLQVTEAEADAAFDWLVERGMTFRFGDDAATELTREQVQWQMKMYIAALRIADDFGLDAVGIQYQQGLKDLVPASDLAEGILNSTERPPVLSRDGSRELFAGRAFPHFNEADEGVAVDALVTDRVWTAMGLVPDNTLHDVRWGEEYDGEFVWVYEISGSVPASHLGGWDKAEGWRQGDVFFPAGGATINGVSKPGEIVVSRVFIADGILQADIFRASVVELPEEETQRRKNATNPEWPIAHVVLHDVTRDQFMARHKANHAQVVYAPDAETADRALAAKAAMFDRIGIRVNLVGRVDL; encoded by the coding sequence ATGACCTCGTACGCCCTGCCCGTCGTGTCCACGCCGCCGGAAGCTCCGGCGCGAACGGCCTACCTCATCGCCAGCGGTGACCTGCGCGAGTCGGCGAACGCGGCCGGCTGGCCGACCCAGGCGGCGATGGAGGCGGATGTCACGGCGGCGCTGGAGAAGCTCGGGTGGAGCGTGGTCCGCGCCAACGACATCGACCCGGCGACCGGGCACGGCTTCATCTCCAGTCAGCGCATGGGGATGGAGGTCTTCCGCTCGATTCCGCGCGAGGCGCCGCTCATCGTCGCCGAGGCCGTCTGGCAGTACAGCCATCACGTGCTCGCCGGCCTGCGCACCCACCGAGGTCCGATCCTCACGGTCGCCAACTTCGCCGGAGACTGGCCGGGCCTGGTCGGCCTCCTCGGCCTCAACGCGGGCCTGACCAAGATGGGCACGCCCTATTCGACGCTCTGGTCGGTCGACTTCGCCGACGAGTGGTTCCTCGCGGGTCTCGAGGAGTGGACGCGCACCGGCACCGTCACCCACGACGCCTCCCACGTGCGAGCGCTCCCCGAGCTGCCCGCAACGCCCGAGGTCGAGCTCGGACGCGCGCTCGGCGATCAGCTGCTGGCCGAGAAGGCGATCATCGGCGTCTTCGACGAGGGCTGCATGGGCATGTACAACGCGATCTTCGACGACGAGCTGCTGAACGCGACCGGCATCTACAAGGAGCGCCTGTCGCAGTCGGCGCTGTACGCGGAGATGCTCCAGGTGACCGAAGCCGAGGCGGACGCGGCGTTCGACTGGCTCGTCGAGCGCGGCATGACCTTCCGCTTCGGCGACGACGCGGCCACCGAGCTCACCCGCGAGCAGGTGCAGTGGCAGATGAAGATGTACATCGCGGCGCTGCGGATCGCCGACGACTTCGGGCTGGATGCGGTCGGCATCCAGTACCAGCAGGGCCTGAAGGACCTGGTGCCGGCCTCGGACCTCGCCGAGGGCATCCTGAACTCCACCGAGCGCCCGCCGGTGCTCTCCCGCGACGGGTCCCGCGAACTGTTCGCCGGCCGCGCCTTCCCCCACTTCAACGAGGCCGACGAGGGCGTCGCCGTCGATGCGCTCGTGACCGACCGCGTGTGGACGGCGATGGGGCTCGTTCCCGACAACACCCTCCACGACGTGCGCTGGGGCGAGGAGTACGACGGCGAGTTCGTGTGGGTCTACGAGATCTCCGGCTCCGTGCCCGCGTCACACCTCGGCGGCTGGGACAAGGCGGAGGGCTGGCGGCAGGGGGATGTCTTCTTCCCCGCCGGCGGCGCCACGATCAACGGCGTCTCCAAGCCGGGCGAGATCGTGGTCTCGCGCGTCTTCATCGCCGACGGGATCCTGCAGGCAGACATCTTCCGCGCGAGCGTCGTGGAGCTTCCGGAGGAGGAGACGCAGCGTCGCAAGAACGCCACGAACCCGGAGTGGCCGATCGCGCACGTCGTGCTGCACGACGTCACGCGCGACCAGTTCATGGCCCGACACAAGGCGAACCACGCGCAGGTGGTCTACGCCCCCGACGCCGAGACGGCCGACCGCGCCCTCGCTGCGAAGGCCGCGATGTTCGACCGCATCGGCATCCGGGTGAACCTCGTCGGTCGTGTGGATCTGTGA
- a CDS encoding FAD-dependent monooxygenase, translating into MIAAAIRVTIVENVRKGGTPIDLRRDTMAIADRLGLIDAVRAKALPTRMTEFADIDGAPIARREPDSAAENIVIDDYEIHRHDDVEIHRDDLLAILFGALDDGVQVRFDDSIISLTETADGVRAAFRNGPEEDFAMVLGCDGSHSTVRRLWFGPESEYSTFLHNYMSVTVVDGTFIPSWTTRIQNTPGRTLLVNSYADTTDVVLAFRSEDEIPYDHHDMAEQKRIIREHFADAGEPFATVLEPALTADNFSFDKLSQIRLPRWTSGRVALVGDAAYCPSPAAGMGGSVAILGATALHDAFVVAGGDIDRSFAEYERSFRPTAEKIQTETEAFGVPMIFPATAEAIASRNAQLVAM; encoded by the coding sequence GTGATCGCCGCGGCGATCCGCGTCACCATCGTCGAGAACGTGCGGAAGGGCGGGACGCCGATCGACCTCCGCCGCGACACCATGGCGATCGCCGACCGGCTGGGACTGATCGACGCCGTCCGCGCGAAGGCGCTGCCCACTCGCATGACCGAGTTCGCCGACATCGACGGCGCCCCCATCGCACGTCGCGAGCCGGACAGCGCGGCCGAGAACATCGTGATCGACGACTACGAGATCCACCGGCACGACGATGTGGAGATCCACCGCGACGACCTGCTCGCGATCCTCTTCGGCGCGCTGGACGACGGCGTGCAGGTGCGCTTCGACGACTCGATCATCTCGCTGACCGAGACGGCGGACGGCGTGCGGGCCGCCTTCCGCAACGGCCCCGAGGAAGACTTCGCGATGGTCCTGGGATGCGACGGGAGTCACTCCACCGTGCGCCGACTGTGGTTCGGGCCGGAGAGCGAGTACAGCACCTTCCTGCACAACTACATGTCGGTCACCGTGGTCGACGGCACGTTCATTCCGTCGTGGACGACGCGCATCCAGAACACCCCCGGCCGCACGCTGCTGGTGAACTCCTACGCCGACACGACCGACGTCGTGCTGGCGTTCCGCTCCGAAGATGAGATCCCGTACGACCACCACGACATGGCGGAGCAGAAGAGGATCATCCGCGAGCACTTCGCCGACGCCGGCGAGCCGTTCGCCACGGTGCTGGAGCCAGCACTGACCGCCGACAACTTCTCCTTCGACAAGCTCAGCCAGATCCGTCTTCCCCGGTGGACGTCCGGTCGCGTGGCCCTGGTCGGCGACGCCGCCTACTGCCCGTCACCGGCGGCGGGCATGGGCGGGTCGGTCGCGATCCTCGGCGCGACCGCACTGCACGACGCGTTCGTCGTGGCCGGGGGTGACATCGATCGGTCTTTCGCGGAGTACGAGCGCAGCTTCCGCCCGACGGCGGAGAAGATCCAGACCGAGACGGAGGCGTTCGGGGTGCCGATGATCTTCCCCGCCACCGCCGAGGCGATCGCGTCGCGGAACGCGCAGCTGGTCGCCATGTGA
- a CDS encoding LacI family DNA-binding transcriptional regulator encodes MSTRSRARAARGADGGGAESALSTATIYDVAKRAGVSPATVSRVYNGVGVSPARTEAVQRAARELKFVPNSTARNLRTGSANAIALVIPDIENPYFTETARGIEDVASAAGYSVMLCNSDGDIAKESTYLGIAASAHMAGVILAAAGDDTDVSALRAAGRPIIAVDRSAGGGVDSVLMANRAAGYAATIDLLDAGYRWVACMVGGMAIETSRERAQGWRDAMEERLGSADPALLYPTTFHLEGGRVSIDALLAAENPPDGFVAGNNLIGMGAIQRLAELGTPPPAYGMAVIGSLPYTIISPSSVSIVRLPAREMGMTAARMLLDRLAGDDAPPRTVVLGGELLPRLDS; translated from the coding sequence ATGTCCACGCGGAGTAGGGCGCGCGCCGCGCGCGGCGCGGACGGCGGCGGTGCGGAGTCGGCGTTGTCGACGGCCACGATCTACGACGTCGCCAAGCGCGCGGGCGTCTCGCCCGCCACCGTGTCGCGCGTGTACAACGGCGTCGGGGTGTCACCGGCGAGGACCGAGGCCGTGCAGCGCGCCGCCCGCGAGCTGAAGTTCGTGCCCAACAGCACCGCGCGGAACCTCCGGACCGGCAGCGCGAACGCGATCGCGCTCGTGATCCCCGACATCGAGAACCCGTACTTCACCGAGACGGCGCGGGGCATCGAAGACGTCGCGTCGGCGGCGGGCTACTCGGTGATGCTCTGCAACTCCGACGGCGACATCGCCAAGGAGAGCACCTACCTCGGCATCGCCGCCTCCGCTCACATGGCCGGCGTCATCCTCGCGGCCGCCGGAGACGACACCGACGTGAGTGCGCTGCGTGCTGCCGGCCGGCCGATCATCGCCGTCGACCGTTCCGCGGGCGGCGGCGTCGACTCGGTGCTCATGGCCAACCGCGCGGCGGGGTACGCCGCGACGATCGATCTGCTGGATGCCGGCTATCGCTGGGTCGCCTGCATGGTCGGGGGGATGGCGATCGAGACGTCGCGGGAGCGCGCGCAGGGATGGCGAGACGCGATGGAGGAGCGCCTGGGCTCCGCCGATCCGGCGCTGCTGTACCCGACGACCTTCCATCTCGAGGGCGGCCGGGTCTCCATCGATGCGCTGCTGGCGGCGGAGAATCCTCCCGACGGCTTCGTCGCGGGGAACAACCTCATCGGCATGGGGGCGATCCAGCGCCTCGCGGAGCTCGGCACCCCGCCGCCGGCCTACGGCATGGCGGTCATCGGATCCCTTCCCTACACGATCATCTCGCCGTCGTCGGTGTCGATCGTGCGGCTGCCGGCGCGGGAGATGGGAATGACGGCGGCGCGGATGCTGCTGGACCGCCTCGCCGGCGACGACGCCCCGCCCCGCACCGTCGTGCTGGGCGGCGAGCTGCTCCCGCGCCTCGACTCGTGA